GGGCGTTGTCTGTCTGGTGCATGTTGGGCGGTGTCAGAGGCAGGTCTTTCAGATCATGGGCGTACACGTGCAGCACATAAGTCAACTGAAATCCGCGTGCATTCAGCGCGGACAGCAGCTCCGGCGCGGCGTGCGATAGAGCGTGCACAGTCGGGGTCTGGCCATGACGGGCGCAAAATGCCTCGAAAGCGTCCCACTCAGTTTCAGTTGGGACACAGGTACCGTCGTGCCAGGCGGTGTCCAGCGGCGCAGCATCCTCAGTCCAGACGGCGACCAGGGGCCCGAACCGCTCCCAACCACCGGGGGACTGTGCAGCATGTGCAGCAGCCTCAGCCTGGGCGATGCGGGGCAGGAGGTGGGCGGGCATGGGGGCAGTGTAGGGCCGCAGACTGTAAATCCTCCTGTGCCATTTGGCGTAGCTGTACTCACAAGCTCATCACTAACGGGCGTGACGGTCAGCGAGTACCCTCCTGCTCTAGACTGCTAGGCAATGACTGGCAGTCCATCCATCCGCAACTTTTCTATCATCGCTCACGTGGATCACGGCAAATCTACGCTGGCCGACCGTATTCTTGAGCACCTGGGCGCGATGGGCGAGCGTGACAAGCGCGACCAGACCCTCGACACGCTGGAGCTGGAGCGTGAGCGCGGCATCACCATCAAGTCCACGCCGATTCGCCTGAAGTATGTCCGTGAGGGCGGTGAGGAGTACATCTTCAACCTGATTGACACGCCGGGTCACGTGGACTTCAACTACGAGGTCTCGCGTTCCCTGGCGGCCTGCGAGGGCGTGCTGCTGCTGGTGGACGCCTCGCAGGGGGTGGAGGCGCAGACCATCGTGAACGCCTACCTCGCCATCGACAACGACCTGGAAATCGTGCCGGTGGTGAACAAGATCGACCTGCCCGCCGCCGACCCTGAGGGCGCCGCGCAGGAACTCGAAGAGGTCATCGGCATTCCCGCCGAGGACGCCGTCTTCGCCAGCGGCAAGACCGGCGTGGGCGTGCCGGACATCCTCGAAGCCATCGTGGAGAAGATTCCCGCGCCGAGCGGCGACCCGGCGGCCCCGCTCAAGGCGCTGATCTTCGATTCTTTTTACGACGCTTACCAGGGCGTGATCCTGTTCGTGCGGGTGCTGGAAGGCACGCTGAGCCCCAAGGACCAGATTCACCTGATGAATGCGGGTAAAAACTTTGACGTGGATAAGGTCGGAACCTTCAGCCCCGGCCTGGTCGTGGGCGACACGCTCCCGGCGGGCGCGGTGGGCTGGGTGGCCGCCGGCATCAAGGACATTCAGGACGCGCAGGTGGGGGATACCCTGACCGGCAAGGAGCGGCGCACCGAGGAACCCTTCCCCGGCTTCAAGCCCGCGCAGCCGGTGGTGTTCAGCGGGCTGTATCCCACCGACACCGAGGACTACCGCAAGCTGCGCGAGGCGCTGGAAAAGCTGAAGCTGAACGACGCCGCCTTCAACTTCGAGCCGGAAACCTCCGAGGCGCTGGGCTTCGGCTTTCGCTGCGGCTTCCTGGGCCTACTGCACGCCGAAATCATTCAGGAGCGCTTGGAGCGCGAGTACGACCTGGACCTGATTGCCACCGCGCCCGCCGTGGTGTACCGGGTCACCCTGACCAACGGCGAAGTGTTCGAAACCCAGAACCCCGCCGAGTTTCCCACCCGTGACCGCATCGAGCTGGTCGAAGAACCCTACATCAAGCTGAGCGTGATGGTGCCCGAGGACTATGTTGGGCCCATCATGGGCCTACTGCAAGAGCGTCGGGGCAGCATGCAGACCATGAATTACATCGGCAAACGGGTGGAGCTGGTCTACGAGGTGCCGTTCGCGGAGATTCTCTACGACTTCCACGACCGCCTCAAGTCTATCTCGCGCGGCTACGCCAGCATGGACTACGAGCAGATCGGCTACCGCGAGGGCGACCTGCGCAAGGTGGACATTATGGTGAACGGCGACGTGATTGACGCGCTGGCCGTCATTGTCCACGAATCCAAGAGCTACAGCCTGGGCCGCAAGATCGTGGACAAGATGGCCGAGGTGATTCCCCGGCAGATGTTCCCGGTGCCGGTGCAGGCCACCATCGGCGGCAAGATCATCGCCCGCGCCACCGTCAAGGCGTACCGCAAGGACGTGCTCGCCAAGTGCTACGGCGGCGACATCACCCGCAAGAAGAAGCTGCTGGAAAAGCAGAAAAAAGGCCGCGCCCGCATGAAGCAGTTCGGCACGGTGGAGGTGCCGCAAGAAGCGTTCCTGGCGGTGCTGAGTACCGAGGACTAGAGGCTGCGCCGGAAAATCGTAGGGGTGGGCACAGCCTCACGGTTTTACGCAAGCAGACTGGCACAGCTCCGCAGGAGAGCGAGTGGGCACTGCTAACGTTGGACGCTCCACTCCGTTTTCCGGATAACCTTTAGCGGCAAACATCAACCGAGTGGGCGGCTGCGCCGTAGGCCCATCCGCTGTTGGGACGCCGATCTATAGCCTAGCCAGGGCCTGCTGCGCCGCCGCAAACTGGGGCCGCAGGCGCAGGGCTTCGGTGTAGGCGGCGCGGGCTTCGGCGGTGCGGCCCAGGCCCGCCAGGGCGCGGCCCCGCCAATAGTGGGCCTCTTCGTGGCTGGGAACGTCGCGCAGAATGTTGCCGCTCAGCCGCAGCACGTCGGCGTAGCGGGCCGTGCGGGTATAGGCCTCCAGCGGCCCGAAGGTGTACCACAGCGTGCGCCAGGGCAGGCCGCCCTGCACCCAGCTGGGGCGGGTGGGGTCCAGCGCCGGGTTGGGGGCCGCGGCAAAGGCCCGGTCAAAGTAGAGGCTGGCCATCCGTGCGTCCCCGATATTCAGCGCCGCCTGTCCTGCCGTCAGCCAGCCCACGGCGTCGTCGCGCGCCTGCGCTTCGGCCAGTGCCGCTTCCAGGTGACTCTGCTTGGCCACTTGCGGGTCGGCCTGATCGCCCAGCAGGGCCGTGACCGCCGCGCCCTGCTCCGGGGGATACACCGCCAGATAGGTGCGCCCGAAAGTCCGCCACAGTTCATCGAAGGCCGCGTAGTCCATGCCCAGCGGCCCCAGGTACGAGTCCAGTGCCAAGAATTTCTGCGCCGCGTCGTCGTAGCCGGTAGGGACCCGGAAGTGGCCCATGCCGCCGTCATCCGTCACGAACCAGGTGTGGACGATCACGGGAATCCCTTCGCTGAGCAGGCCACGGATCAGGTCGATGCTGCCTCCGGGGGCAAGGTGTGTGTCCAACCCCTGAGCGCGGGCGTAGGCAGCCAGCTCTGCGGGCGTCACGTTCACGTCGCCCGCAGCGGGGCGGACTGCTGGCGCGATGTCGTACTGGGTGTCTGGCGTTCCCCACACGCTCATGGCTGTCCCGAGGGTGGCCGGGCCGCAGTTGTTGAGGCGCTGGTACTCGTGACGCAGGCCAGGGAGACTGGCGCTGGCGGGCAGGGTTGGTGTGGGCGGTGCAGACACCTCCGCCGCGGTCACTTCAGGCGTGGGGATAACTTCCGAGCGGGCTTCTTCAGCGGCCTCGGTTGCATCTGGCGTGGGTGCGGCCTGTTCCTGTGAGGTGGCAGGCAGTGGCTCCGTCGCTGGGAGTGCAGGGGCGGGTGCGACTTCGGCGGGGGGCGGCGTGGCGGCGGATTCGGGAGCCGCTTGCAGCGTCTGTAGGCCCAGGGCCAGCGCTGCGGTGATCAGCAGTCCTCCCGCGAGCAGGGGGAAACCGTTCATGCTCCAGTCTGGCGGGCCGGGACAGACGGCAAGGTGAGCGACCTTCCGAGAGACTTCATGCTGCGGCGCTCAGGATGATCGGCACAGTCGGGGTGCGGCGTATACGCAAGACTGCGCGCTATGGCCGTTACCCCTCAGTCTGTCCGCCAGCGCCGCTGGCTCACTGTGCTTGCCGCTGGCACGCTGGCCCTGACTCTGGGCAGCTGCGCTGCGCTGAATCCTGTTCAGACCCTCAACCGTACGGTTTCCACGGCGGGACTCACGGTGCAAACCGACCTGGTCTACGGCAGCACCGAGCGTCAGAAGCTGGACATTTACGCCCCTCAGAATGTGCGGGGCGCGCCCACCGTACTGTTTATCCACGGCGGCAGCTGGGCCAATGGCAACAAGGAGGACTACCGCTTCGTGGGTGAGAGCCTGGCCCGCGCCGGCTATGTGGTGGGCGTGATGAACTACCGTCTGGCCCCGCAGTTCCGCTACCCCAGCTACATTCAGGACAGCGCCCAGGCTCTGGCTTTCTTGCGCTCACAGGCCGCCCGGTATGGCGGCAGCCCCGATAACCTGTTCCTGATGGGCCACTCGGCGGGGGCCTTCAACGCCGTAGAAACCGCCGTGAACGAGCGCTGGCTGCGCGAAGCGGGCGTGCCGATTTCGGCAGTGCGCGGTGTGATCGGACTGGCGGGACCGTACTCCTATGACTTCCGCGATTTTCCCAGCCGCAACGCTTTTCCCGAAGGCGGCCTGCCGGATGAGATCATGCCTGACCGTCATGTGCGCCCGGACGCGCCGCCACATTTGCTGCTGACGGCTGAGAACGATCAGACGGTTCACCCACAGAACGCCATCAACATGGAGCGCGCCCTGAGGGCCGCTGGTGCTCAGGTAGAGCGCCGCGAGGTGGCCCGCGTGGATCACGTCACCATTGCCGGAGCGCTGGCCCGTCCCCTCACCTGGCTAGGAAAGACCCGCGCCGACGTGCTGGAGTTTATCGAAGCCCAGCGTTTGCGCTAAAGGTCAGAGAAAGGTGCAGGGGCGGCAGCGGGGTCTGCCCCGGCCCACCCCCGAGCCTTTTGCCCTGGCCTGAGCGTCTATGCTCAGGCGCATGGCTGACTCCTGCTTCGCTGACACCGAATGGAACCGTTTCCTGACACTGTATGCCCAGGAGACGGGGAAGGCGGCGCGGCGCCCCGGCGGCGGCCCCTATGTCCCCACCTCCGCCGAGCTGACCTTTGCAGCGCGGGTGGCTTGGCGCAATGCCCCGCGCTGTGTGGGCCGTGCCTACTGGCCGTCCCTGGAGGTGCGCGACCTGCGGCATCTGCATGACCCGGTCGCCGTGTTCCAGGCGCTCCAGGAGCATCTGCGGTGGGCCTGGAACGGGGGCCGCATCCGCAGCATGATGAGCGTCTTCGGCCCAGAGGTGCAGATTCTGAACCCGCAGCTGCTGCGCTACGCCGGGTACGCCGACGGCCTGGGCGACCCGCAGAACCGCAAACTGACTGCGCGGCTGACGGAGCTGGGCTGGCAGCCCCCGGCGCAGCGTTCGGCGTTTGACCTGTTGCCACTGGCACTCCGGGTGGGCGCACAGACGCGGCTGTTCAGCTGGGACGCCGCCGACGTGCATGAGGTCGAGATCATCCACCCCGACGTAGGACCGCTGGGCCTCAAGTGGCACGCCCTGCCGGTGGTCAGTGACATGGAGCTGCGTTTTGGGGGCCTGACCTATCCCTGCGCGCCTTTCAACGGCTGGTATCTTCAGACCGAAATCGCGGCCCGCAACCTGGCCGACCGCAGCCGCTACGACGCCTTGCCCGGGCTGGCTGTGCAACTGGGTCTTGACACCTCGCGTGAGCGGACGCTGTGGCGCGACCGGGCGCTGGTTGAGATGAACCGCGCCGTGCTGCATTCCTTTGACCGGGCGGGCGTGCGGATGGACGACCACCATAGCCTGACCCAGCAGTTCGTGGCCTTTGAGGAGCGCGAGCGAGCGGCGGGGCGGCAGGTGAACGGCCAGTGGGACTGGTTGATTCCGCCGCTGTCCCCGGCCACCACCCCCGTCTGGGAGCGGCACTACCGTGAGCGTCCGCTGACGCCGGGGTTGTTTCACCGTGCGGGCACCTGTCCGCAGGCGCCAGCAGACATCCCCTAGCCCAGTTCCCACTTGTGCGGCAAAGCCTCCTCAGCCCAAAACAAAAAAAGCCCCCGGAAGTGGGGGCCTGATGGGGTTGCGGATTAGACGCCTTACTTGGCGTGTTACTTGAACTTCAGCGATTTCAGAATGGGGGTAAAGGTGCTGTCGCGGTTCACGGCGTAGGTGTTGGGGTTGTCAATCAGGTTAAAGGCAAAAGCGTTGTTGCCCTTGACGGCGCCCCAGAAGCGCACGCGCTTTTCCATGGTCTGGCCCTGAGCGTTTTTGCCGCTGATGGCGTACTCGATCTCTTTGCCAGCCACACCACCGTAGGTGGCGTCTTTGGCTCCCAGGCGGCGCACGGTCAGCCCCTGGAACTTGACCTTCTCATAGGAGCTGACCAGTTCGGGCAGCGTATCAATCGAAGCGTTGGTCTTGTTGACGGTCAGTTCGATCAGGGCACCGGGAGCTTTGCCCAGGTACACGCCGGAGCTGGCCTGCCCTTTGGGAGTCAGCACCTGCCAGGTCTGACCACTGGCTGCAGGCACGGTAAAGGAAAAGGGAGAGTTGGGGTCGTTCAACTCGTAACCCTGGGTCTGGGCCAGGCCAGGAGCGGCAATCATCACGGTGGCCACCGAGGCCAGCAGAGTCTTGGATACGTTCATACCCAGCACCGTACCAATCCCGTATGAGCGTTCGATTGGTTCAGGCTGACGCGGGCCTGACGGCCAGCTGGTGGGGTGCCCTCTAGGCCACCTTTTCCGCTGCTGGACCTTCATTTCGTTGCGGTCAGCGCCAATGCACGCGGTGTCGGCCACAGCCGCATCTTGGCCTGGCCCACCACGTCCTGTACCCGTATAGGACCGTAAGTCCGCGAGTCCAGGCTGCTGCCCACCAGGCGGTTGTCGCCCATGACCCACACTTCACCTGCGTCCAGAGTCAGCGGCCCAAAATCGTCCACATAGCCGGGCAGCGTGTAGCTTTCGGCCAGGGCCTGACCATTGACCACGACCCCACCTTTCCGCGCCTCCACGCGGTCTCCAGCCGTGGCCAGCACCCGCTTGATATGGGCTGGGCGGGTTCGCCACTCCAGTCCCAACCACTGGTGGTCCGCATAGGAATAAGGGCTACCTGGCGGGCCTCTGAACACCACGAGGTCACCGCGCTGTGGAAAATCCGGGTCCAGCCAGCGCGGATATTTCTGCAGCAGCAGCAGGTTGCCGCTTTGGAGGGTGGGCCGCATGGAATCACCGCTCACCCGTGCCAGTGAGACGCCGTAGGCCAGAACCAGCCCCAGTAGCGCCGTGAGCAGATAGGGCCAGCCAACAGCCCAGAACTGGTGCAGACGCGGGGGAGAAACAGTCGCGGGCATAACGCGTCCAAGTGTAGAGGCTGGGGATACGCAGAGGAGGATGTAGCCGCACAAGGCTTAGAGCCTCTTGATCTGTCTTGGTCTGCCTGCAGCCAGCCGTTAAGCTGGGAGGCATGAGTGAACTCAAAGTAGACAAGTATCAAGAAGGCAGCGGCGAAACCGCCAAGAAGGGTGACGTGGTGAGCGTTCATTACACCGGTACCCTGGAAAACGGCCAGAAGTTCGATTCCAGCCACGACCGTGGTGAGCCGATCCAGTTCGTGCTGGGTGGCGGTCAAGTCATTCAGGGTTGGGACCAGGGCATCCAGGGGCTGCGCGTGGGGGACAAGGCCAAACTGACCATTCCCAGCGATCTGGCCTACGGTCCTGCGGGCATCGCGGGCGTGATTCCCGGCGGTGCCACGCTGATTTTTGATGTAGAGCTGGTCGGCGTGCGCCAGGGCTAAGGTCCGTCTCTCATCCAACCTGGCTGGGCGTGGTCCCTGCCAGGTTTCTTGTTGACCCGTCCGGCTACACTGCCTCCATGAGCCCCAGACGCCAACGTACCCGCCGGGAGCCTCCGCGTGACCGCTACGAACAGCAGCGGGAGCGCAATGGCCGCTTCTGGAAGACGAATCTGCTGATAGACGCGGTGATGGCCGTCTTTGTGGCGGTGATGCGGGTGCTGGGGCGCTAGGTCAGAAAGCCCCCGCAATCTGCCACTGGTCCGCCCTCTATCATGCCCCCTATGGCTGACTTGACCCGCGCTGCACTGTCCCGCAAAGACCTGGTCCGCGCCCTGAACCAGACCGCCGACCTGCTGGATGTGCTGGGCAGCGATGAGGGCGGCTTCCGGGCCACCGCCTACCGCAGCGCCGCCCGCAGCCTGGACCGCTTGGAGGCCAGTTCGGAGGATTTACAGGCCACACAGTTTGCTGGCGTCCCCAAAGTGGGCAAAGGCATCGCGCAGGAGCTGCTGGCTTACCTGGCTACGGGCCGCTTTGCCCCACTGGACGAGGTGGCCGAGCAGGTACCCGAAGGGGTGCAGGGCCTTTTTGTGGTGCGGGGCCTAGGACCGAAAAAGGTACGCGCTCTGTGGGACGCGGGCATTGACTCGGTGCCCCGCTTGCTGGCGGCGGCCCAAAGCGGTGAGCTGGCTGGGATCAAGGGCTTCGGGGCCAAGGGTGCTCAGGCGCTGGGAGAGGCCGCCGAGTTCGTGTTGCGCTCGCAGGACCGTTTTCTGCTGTCCAGCGCCCTGCAAGCCGCCGAGGCTGCCCAGGCGCGCTTGCAGGCGGCGGGCCTCACCGCGCAGCCGGGTGGCGAACTGGCAGGGCAGCGCGACACCCTGAGCGGCGCAGAGTTGCTGGCCGGGGGTGACGCGGCAGCCTGGGCCTCGGCGCTGGCGGGGCTGGAAGGCTGGGAAAGCATCGGAGAAGAGGGAGGGACGCTGGTGGGCCGCCTGGCGGGGGTACCGCTTACGGTGCGCCCACGTGGGGCGGCACCGGCGCAAGCGGCTTATGCGCCCTTCGGTGAACCCGAACACGCGGGGCTACAGCTGCCCGATCCGGAATCGCTCATTCAGGTCAAAGATATCCAGGGGATGCTCCACACCCACTCGGTCTGGTCCGACGGCACGGCGACCCTGCGGGCCATGTTGGATGAAACGCTGCGCCTCGGCCACAGTTACCTGGGAACCGGCGACCACTCGCAGGCGGCGGCCTATGCGGGCGGCCTGGCCCCGGAGCGGCTGCGCGAGTACACCGCCGAAATCAGGGCCATGCAGGCGGAAGGCCTCCCCATCCTGGCCGGGGCCGAGGTAGACATCCTGGCCGACGGCTCGCTCGATTACCCCGACGACCTCCTGGCCGAGCTAGATTATGTGGTCGCCAGCGTGCATTCCAACTTCGGGCTAAGTCAGGCCGCGCAGACGGGGCGGCTGGTGCGGGCCGCTTCACACCCACTGGTCAACATTCTGGGCCATCCCACCGGACGCTTGCTGTTGCGCCGTGAAGGCTACGCAGTGGATATAGACGCCGTGCTGGAGGCCTGCGCCGCTCACGACACCGCCGCTGAGATCAACGCCAATCCCTGGCGGCTGGACCTGCGCTGGCAGGACGCGCTGCGCTGGCGCGGCCGGGTGCAGTTCTCTATCAACACAGACGCACATTCGCTGGGCGGCCTGCGTGACCTACGTTACGGTGTGATGATCGCCCAGAAAGCGGGTCTGACCCCGGCAGACGTGGTGAATTGCCTCAGCGCCGAGGACTTCCGCCGCTGGGCACGCGGCTAAAGTAGGGTCATGCACTATATCTGCAACGCTGACAACCATGACGTGACCGTCAACCTGGCGCTGGAAACCTATCTGGTCCGCAATCGCCTGGTGGACGGCCCGCTGCTCCTCTTTTACATCAACGACCCCTGCGTGATCGTGGGCCGCAACCAGAACACCATTGAAGAAATCAACCGTGAATACATCGATGAACACGGGGTACAGGTTGTGCGCCGCCTATCGGGGGGAGGCGCGGTCTACCAGGACGGGGGCAATCTCTGTTACTGCTTTATCAAGGACGATGACGGCTCGTTCCGCGACTTCGCCAGCTTTACGGGTCCGGTGGTGCAGGCGCTTCAGTACCTCGGTGCCGAGGAAGCTGCCTTGCGTGGACGCAATGATCTGGTGATCGGCGAGCAGAAGATTTCCGGCAACGCCATGTATGTGGCCGGGGGCCGGATGACCGCGCACGGCACGCTCCTGTACGACGTGAACTTGGGCAATGTGGCCGCTGCGCTGACCCCGCCCAAGGAGAAGATCGAATCCAAGGGCATCAAATCGGTGCGCGCCCGCGTCACCAACATTCGCCCACACCTTGCCCCGGAGTATCAGACACTCAGTACCGGCGAATTTCGCGATGAAATCCTGCGCCAACTGGCAGTCCAGAGTGGCGAGGAGATGGTGGAATACAGGCTGACGGAGGAGGACTGGCAGGCAATCGAGAAAATCCGCCAGGAATATTTCCTGAACTGGGACTGGAATTTCGGGCGCTCACCGGACTTCAGCCTCGAAAAGCGCTGCAAGTTCCCTGCGGGCCTGATTGACGTGCGGATGAACGTGGAGAAAAAGCACATCCAGGATATCCGCATCTATGGTGATTTCTTTGCGCAGGACGACGTAGCCGATCTTGAGCGGGCACTGACCGGGGTGCCGTACCGCCCGGAGGACATCACTGCGGCGCTGGAGCCGTTTGATTTGTCGCGCTACTTCGGGGCCGTGGAGCGGGATGAGTTCGTGCGTTTGCTCATCTGACCCTCCTCTGTGGCCCACCAGTTGCCCTGGGTCAGGGCCAGCGCCAGCGGCGGCATGTCTGGGGTAGCCCGGCCTTCGAATTCGTTCAGCAGTGCGTTCAGGCGGCGTTTGAATTCGGCAGCGTCGGCGTCGCCCAGCCGCAGTTCACGCAGGGGCAGCAGCTGGGGCGCGTCCCCGGTCCACAGGTCAGTCACCGGGCCGCTCCGGTTGCCCACCTCGAAGCGCCCGGCTTCTAGCCAGTAGCCCCAGTCGTCCCGCTCCTGCATGGACGCCTGGGCCACCTTGCCCACCAACTGGCGCAATCCGCCTCCATGTTGCTGCCAGAAAAATTCGGCCACGCTGGCGGCCCCGGTCTGGGCGTAGGGCACCAGCCAGGGCTGCGCAGCCTGATAAAGCCGCACGGGTCTGCCCCGGTGGGGGCGCGTGCCCACCTGCTGGGTGATGCCTGAGCGCTGCAACTTCTGCACCAGGCTGTAGGCGCGCCGCCCACTCAGGCCGCACTCCTGCGCCAGATCGCCCACGCTGAGCGGCCCCCGCATCAGCGCATGCAGCGCCGGCAGCAGGCGCGGGTCCAGCAACAAGGCAGCCTGCTGGGAAGTGGCGATGTGGGGGGTGGTCATGTCATGAGGGTAGCGCCCCTCAGCTTCCGCCCCGGCCTGTTGCCGGAAGCTCAACCCCGCTTTGCTGAGGGCATGTCCGCCCAATTTCCGCCGATATGGCACCACCGTTCCCTGATCGTCTGGCTGCTCAGCGTGGCCCAGAGCCGCTTTGGTTCAGCGCTGTCGGGGGTGGCGCTGAGTTTTCTGGTGCTGGACCAGACCGGGTCGGTGGGCAGCCTCTCGCTGACGCTGGCCCTGGCCTTTTTGCCGACCGTGCTGATGCCGCTGGCGGGCGTATGGCTGGACCGCCTGAACCTGCGGTGGGTGCTGATGCTGACCGACCTGGCCAACGCCGCGCTGCAACTCAGTCTGGGCGGCGCGGCGCTGTTGCTGGGCCATTTGCCGCCCGCGCTGATCTACGCCGCAGCGCTGTTGGGTGGGCTGGTGGGGGCCTGGTCACAGCCTGCGGCCCGCAGTGCGCTGCCCCGGCTGGTCCCACCTGAGGAGTTGACCCGCGCAGGTGGGCTGCTGAGCAGTGCGGTGCAGGTGGCCTTGCTGCTGGGCTTTTTGACGGGCGGCCTATTGGTAGCGCGGCTCGGCGCACCGCTCGCCCTACTGCTGGACGGCCTGACCTACCTGTTTTCGGCTCTGGCCGTGGCCGTATGGGTCAAGTTACCGGAGGTAGCGCCGGCGCAGCGCGAGGGGGCGGGCTACTGAACTGCGTTCCGGTTGGCGCTGGTTCGGGTCACACCCGCTGCTGCGTCCCTTACCGCTAGCGTTTTTGGTGCTGAATGCGGCGTATGCGCCGCTACAAGCCCTGGTCCCGGCGGCCATGCAAGACCTGGGTTACGGCGCTGCCGGATACAGTCATGTGTTGCTGGTGGAAATGCTGGGCACACTGGCAGCGGGCCTGCTGTTGGGGTGGCAGGGCGACCGCTTGCCACTGCGCGCCGTGGTGCTGGGCGGCTACAGTTTGGCGGCTCTGGGCCTCCTTTATCTGGCGCTGAGTGGCACATATCCGGCGCATCTCATCGCCGCGTTGAGTGTGGGCGCTGGCCTGGGCATCAGTGGCCCGCCGCTGATGGCGCTGGTGGGCCGCCAGGTGCCGCCCGAATTGCGGGGACGTGCATTCGGCCTGCTGGGAGCAGTCAGTATGTTGGGCATGCCGCTAGCCCTGCTGGCCGTGGCTCCCCTGGCTGAGCGGTGGTCTCAGGGCACGTTTTACGCGGTGGCTGCCGGGACGCTGGTGGGGTCGGCAGCGCTGCTGTGGCGGGCATTGGCCGCTGCATCGCTGCCTGACCCCAGCGTGGGTCACTCCGCCAGCAGCGCCTCTACGAACTCGTGAGCATTGAAGGGCTGCAGGTCATGGGCCTGCTCGCCCACCCCGATAAATTTGATCGGCACGCCCAGCTCCCGCACGATCGGAATCAGGATGCCGCCCTTGGCGGTGCCGTCCAGCTTGGTGACGACGACACCGGTCAGTGGGATCGCCTCGTTGAATTTCTTGGCCTGTTGCAGTCCGTTCTGGCCGGTCACGGCGTCCAGCACCATCCAGACCTCGGCGGGTTCGCCCGCGTCGGCCTTGCCGATGACGCGGTGGACCTTGTTCAGCTCCTGCATCAGGTTGGTCTGATTGTGCAGCCGTCCGGCGGTGTCCACCAGCAGCAGGTCGGTACCGCGTGCCCGGCGCGAGCTGGCCCCGTCAAGGGCCACGGCGGCGGGGTCGCCGCCCTCACGGCCCTGGATGACTGGAACGCCCAGGCGGTCGCCCCAAACTTCCAGCTGCGCCCCGGCAGCGGCGCGGAACGTATCGCCAGCAGCGAACATCACGCTCTGGCCATGTTCCATGTAGTGCTGGCCCAGCTTGGCGATGGTGGTGGTTTTGCCCACTCCGTTCACACCAATGATCATCACTACATGTCCGGCGGGCTGCACTGGCGAAGGCTGAACCGTGGGCTGAAACCAGGGAGTCAGGCCGCTGGTGTCTTCGGCCTCAGTTGCCTTTTTCGGCTCCAGTTGCTCAATCAGCGCGTCGGAGAGGGCCGCCATCAGATCCGCACGGCGGCTGGACTGCACGCTGCTCAGAATGTCGGCGGTGGCGGGACCACCCACGTCAGCGGCCAGCAGGGCGGCTTCCAGATCATCCAGCAGGTCGGCATTACGCCCGTAGCCGCGCAAGTCACGCCCCAGCAGGCCGGCATTCGTACTGAGCTGTATGCGGGTCTTTTGCAGGCCGCCGCGCAGCCGGGTCATCCAGTTGGTACCTTCTCCGGTCATGGTTCCCACCATAGCGCGTGCCCTGGGCCGTTTTCGGGGACATTTCCCTGCTTCTGGGTCAGCTCTGCTTCTGGTTCAGTTCAGCAGCCGGGGTGCACGTGGCTGCATG
The sequence above is a segment of the Deinococcus radiophilus genome. Coding sequences within it:
- a CDS encoding GNAT family N-acetyltransferase, which gives rise to MPAHLLPRIAQAEAAAHAAQSPGGWERFGPLVAVWTEDAAPLDTAWHDGTCVPTETEWDAFEAFCARHGQTPTVHALSHAAPELLSALNARGFQLTYVLHVYAHDLKDLPLTPPNMHQTDNALDWAGLAAQGFGPSTAEIMRAVALAPGKRLWWAKVDGQPVATGAYSVVSGVAALHGTATRPEFRGRGLQTALLAARLNAAQQERADLATVMVTPGTGSERNVMRAGFRLAGMRLTWTAAH
- a CDS encoding tetratricopeptide repeat protein; translated protein: MNGFPLLAGGLLITAALALGLQTLQAAPESAATPPPAEVAPAPALPATEPLPATSQEQAAPTPDATEAAEEARSEVIPTPEVTAAEVSAPPTPTLPASASLPGLRHEYQRLNNCGPATLGTAMSVWGTPDTQYDIAPAVRPAAGDVNVTPAELAAYARAQGLDTHLAPGGSIDLIRGLLSEGIPVIVHTWFVTDDGGMGHFRVPTGYDDAAQKFLALDSYLGPLGMDYAAFDELWRTFGRTYLAVYPPEQGAAVTALLGDQADPQVAKQSHLEAALAEAQARDDAVGWLTAGQAALNIGDARMASLYFDRAFAAAPNPALDPTRPSWVQGGLPWRTLWYTFGPLEAYTRTARYADVLRLSGNILRDVPSHEEAHYWRGRALAGLGRTAEARAAYTEALRLRPQFAAAQQALARL
- the lepA gene encoding translation elongation factor 4, producing the protein MTGSPSIRNFSIIAHVDHGKSTLADRILEHLGAMGERDKRDQTLDTLELERERGITIKSTPIRLKYVREGGEEYIFNLIDTPGHVDFNYEVSRSLAACEGVLLLVDASQGVEAQTIVNAYLAIDNDLEIVPVVNKIDLPAADPEGAAQELEEVIGIPAEDAVFASGKTGVGVPDILEAIVEKIPAPSGDPAAPLKALIFDSFYDAYQGVILFVRVLEGTLSPKDQIHLMNAGKNFDVDKVGTFSPGLVVGDTLPAGAVGWVAAGIKDIQDAQVGDTLTGKERRTEEPFPGFKPAQPVVFSGLYPTDTEDYRKLREALEKLKLNDAAFNFEPETSEALGFGFRCGFLGLLHAEIIQERLEREYDLDLIATAPAVVYRVTLTNGEVFETQNPAEFPTRDRIELVEEPYIKLSVMVPEDYVGPIMGLLQERRGSMQTMNYIGKRVELVYEVPFAEILYDFHDRLKSISRGYASMDYEQIGYREGDLRKVDIMVNGDVIDALAVIVHESKSYSLGRKIVDKMAEVIPRQMFPVPVQATIGGKIIARATVKAYRKDVLAKCYGGDITRKKKLLEKQKKGRARMKQFGTVEVPQEAFLAVLSTED
- a CDS encoding nitric oxide synthase oxygenase encodes the protein MADSCFADTEWNRFLTLYAQETGKAARRPGGGPYVPTSAELTFAARVAWRNAPRCVGRAYWPSLEVRDLRHLHDPVAVFQALQEHLRWAWNGGRIRSMMSVFGPEVQILNPQLLRYAGYADGLGDPQNRKLTARLTELGWQPPAQRSAFDLLPLALRVGAQTRLFSWDAADVHEVEIIHPDVGPLGLKWHALPVVSDMELRFGGLTYPCAPFNGWYLQTEIAARNLADRSRYDALPGLAVQLGLDTSRERTLWRDRALVEMNRAVLHSFDRAGVRMDDHHSLTQQFVAFEERERAAGRQVNGQWDWLIPPLSPATTPVWERHYRERPLTPGLFHRAGTCPQAPADIP
- a CDS encoding alpha/beta hydrolase, yielding MAVTPQSVRQRRWLTVLAAGTLALTLGSCAALNPVQTLNRTVSTAGLTVQTDLVYGSTERQKLDIYAPQNVRGAPTVLFIHGGSWANGNKEDYRFVGESLARAGYVVGVMNYRLAPQFRYPSYIQDSAQALAFLRSQAARYGGSPDNLFLMGHSAGAFNAVETAVNERWLREAGVPISAVRGVIGLAGPYSYDFRDFPSRNAFPEGGLPDEIMPDRHVRPDAPPHLLLTAENDQTVHPQNAINMERALRAAGAQVERREVARVDHVTIAGALARPLTWLGKTRADVLEFIEAQRLR
- the lepB gene encoding signal peptidase I, whose translation is MPATVSPPRLHQFWAVGWPYLLTALLGLVLAYGVSLARVSGDSMRPTLQSGNLLLLQKYPRWLDPDFPQRGDLVVFRGPPGSPYSYADHQWLGLEWRTRPAHIKRVLATAGDRVEARKGGVVVNGQALAESYTLPGYVDDFGPLTLDAGEVWVMGDNRLVGSSLDSRTYGPIRVQDVVGQAKMRLWPTPRALALTATK
- a CDS encoding FKBP-type peptidyl-prolyl cis-trans isomerase, which encodes MSELKVDKYQEGSGETAKKGDVVSVHYTGTLENGQKFDSSHDRGEPIQFVLGGGQVIQGWDQGIQGLRVGDKAKLTIPSDLAYGPAGIAGVIPGGATLIFDVELVGVRQG